In one window of Desulfovibrio sp. DNA:
- a CDS encoding tyrosine-type recombinase/integrase — protein sequence MPPLTEIKLRAIKPGEKVQRYYDTLGMYLEVTPSGGKYWRLKYRIDGKEKRAALGVWPEVSLKQARDKRDDLRKLIASGNAPSSAPAHNPGCQTEGTQKKFKDVAEAWRMNMGNVWADSHAITVQRRLELDAYPALGDADIAQIAPQDVLAMLRKIEERKAYETAQRVLGICSQVFRYGVAIGAVTSDPCRDLRGALVPHATQSLAAITAPKEVGALMLGIDDYKGSAIVRAALKLSALTFARPGEIRHAEWGEIDFEEREWRIPAEKMKARREHRIPLSRQALEVLEGLRPLTGHGRYVFPGPRKWRPLSENGVTSALRRMGYTSEEMTAHGFRSMASTLLNELGEFRADVIEAQLAHKNGDSVRAIYNRAAYMDERRAMMQKWADYLDGLRAVSAGASARLS from the coding sequence ATGCCCCCACTGACAGAAATTAAGCTGCGCGCAATTAAGCCAGGCGAAAAGGTCCAGAGGTATTATGACACCCTAGGGATGTACCTTGAAGTTACGCCCAGCGGTGGAAAATATTGGCGGCTGAAGTATCGCATTGACGGCAAAGAAAAACGTGCCGCGCTTGGGGTCTGGCCAGAGGTAAGTTTGAAGCAGGCGCGTGACAAACGTGATGACTTGAGAAAGCTGATTGCTTCTGGCAATGCCCCATCAAGTGCCCCTGCCCATAATCCAGGGTGCCAAACAGAAGGCACACAGAAAAAATTCAAAGACGTTGCCGAAGCCTGGCGCATGAACATGGGTAATGTTTGGGCAGATAGTCATGCTATTACAGTGCAAAGGCGTTTGGAGCTTGATGCATACCCGGCCCTTGGCGACGCTGATATAGCTCAGATTGCGCCCCAAGATGTCTTGGCAATGCTGCGAAAAATCGAAGAGCGAAAAGCTTATGAGACTGCCCAACGCGTGCTTGGGATATGCTCTCAGGTTTTTCGGTATGGTGTCGCCATTGGCGCCGTCACCTCAGATCCGTGCAGAGACTTGAGGGGGGCACTTGTCCCTCATGCCACGCAAAGCTTGGCCGCAATTACTGCCCCTAAAGAGGTCGGGGCGCTCATGTTGGGCATTGATGACTACAAGGGAAGCGCAATCGTAAGAGCGGCACTCAAATTGTCGGCTCTGACCTTTGCGCGTCCGGGAGAAATTCGGCATGCAGAATGGGGAGAAATAGATTTTGAGGAACGGGAATGGCGTATTCCCGCTGAAAAGATGAAGGCCCGCCGTGAGCATAGAATACCGCTTTCACGGCAGGCCCTGGAAGTCTTGGAGGGATTGCGCCCACTGACGGGGCACGGCAGGTATGTTTTCCCGGGGCCCCGTAAATGGCGGCCGCTCTCGGAAAACGGTGTGACCAGCGCTTTGCGCAGGATGGGGTATACCAGCGAAGAGATGACGGCGCATGGATTTCGCTCCATGGCCTCTACCCTGCTTAATGAGCTTGGAGAATTCCGCGCAGATGTGATTGAGGCGCAGTTAGCTCACAAAAACGGCGATTCAGTCAGGGCCATTTATAACCGGGCTGCATACATGGATGAACGCCGTGCTATGATGCAGAAATGGGCAGATTATTTGGACGGGTTAAGGGCAGTATCTGCCGGTGCTTCTGCAAGATTGTCATAA
- a CDS encoding phage Gp37/Gp68 family protein, producing MPTATNIEWADLTINPTRGCSHCSPGCDNCYAERFAARLARNPQTAHAYAGLVDANGKWTGKVSEQDLSIFDRLPKTPKRIFIGSMTDLFFSGVNDTPRQDVTLVDGGEVEFAPDTMHVRIAMLTLHIQKHHQHTFMMLTKRPENMETVMPLMLKRPLPNLWLGVTICNRHELWKLDFLRETPAALRFVSFEPLLSDLGTVDLSGIGWVICGGETGLGARPMSPDWVRSLRDQCQDVGVPFFFKSWGEWFPCLPSCCGPSGYAEPVHIWDAKIWSHRTGKKRAGRLLDGREYSETPEDRHD from the coding sequence ATGCCTACAGCAACCAATATTGAATGGGCCGACTTGACCATCAATCCCACGCGGGGTTGCTCCCACTGTTCCCCCGGCTGCGATAATTGCTATGCCGAGCGCTTTGCCGCGCGGCTTGCCCGCAATCCGCAGACGGCCCACGCCTATGCCGGGTTGGTAGATGCAAACGGCAAGTGGACGGGCAAGGTCAGTGAGCAGGATTTGTCCATTTTTGACCGGCTGCCCAAAACGCCCAAGCGCATTTTCATCGGCAGCATGACGGATCTGTTTTTCAGCGGCGTCAATGACACGCCCCGGCAGGACGTTACCCTGGTGGACGGTGGCGAAGTGGAGTTTGCACCTGACACCATGCATGTGCGTATTGCCATGCTTACTTTGCATATCCAAAAACACCACCAGCACACTTTCATGATGCTGACCAAGCGGCCTGAAAACATGGAAACAGTCATGCCGCTGATGCTGAAACGCCCGTTGCCGAACCTGTGGCTTGGCGTCACCATCTGTAACCGTCATGAACTTTGGAAATTGGACTTCTTGCGCGAAACCCCCGCCGCACTTCGCTTCGTATCTTTTGAACCGCTTCTTTCTGACCTTGGAACAGTTGATCTTTCCGGCATTGGCTGGGTTATCTGCGGCGGAGAAACCGGCCTCGGCGCACGGCCAATGAGCCCAGACTGGGTTAGGAGCCTGCGGGACCAGTGCCAAGATGTGGGGGTGCCGTTCTTCTTCAAGTCCTGGGGTGAGTGGTTTCCGTGCCTTCCAAGCTGCTGCGGCCCAAGCGGATACGCCGAACCAGTACATATATGGGATGCAAAGATTTGGAGCCATCGTACAGGCAAGAAACGCGCTGGCCGCCTGCTGGATGGCCGTGAATACAGCGAAACCCCGGAGGACCGCCATGACTGA
- a CDS encoding DUF1351 domain-containing protein: protein MAIADPRMKLQSSPPAVSFDFAGLVAWARGMTGKYDGLVITDDQVPEIRECMAELNKAKISLDNARKETVKELSEPLRDFEKQIKKVTTIFDDTYKALSEQVQHFVEQEREKKREVVQDIIIEELDAHKVEVHPFPIPIQDKWLNKSTSLKSIRESVQDIICQRIESERMQHQAEQARVERAAAIEQAVKAANAERGIELSVAQFMTPRNSDLGTPLDSVCAEIKTAAEREVARLASVKEPARPVTIMHRQPPPREPAAEQPSPQPAPLPIVAAGPDKTMSIIITYSPANEAAVRSALATLRGTCTTFSARLR, encoded by the coding sequence ATGGCCATAGCAGATCCACGCATGAAGCTCCAGTCAAGCCCGCCCGCAGTCAGTTTCGATTTCGCAGGGCTTGTGGCCTGGGCCAGGGGCATGACCGGAAAATACGACGGGCTTGTGATCACTGATGATCAAGTACCAGAAATTCGTGAATGCATGGCTGAGCTCAACAAAGCCAAAATCAGCCTGGACAACGCCCGTAAAGAAACAGTCAAAGAGTTGAGCGAACCGCTCCGTGATTTTGAGAAGCAGATTAAAAAGGTCACGACAATCTTCGACGACACATACAAGGCTCTCAGTGAGCAGGTGCAGCACTTTGTTGAACAAGAGCGCGAAAAGAAGCGCGAGGTGGTACAGGACATCATCATTGAAGAACTGGACGCGCACAAAGTTGAAGTCCATCCCTTCCCGATCCCCATTCAAGACAAGTGGCTGAACAAGTCCACGTCGTTGAAGTCCATTCGCGAATCTGTCCAGGACATTATTTGTCAGCGCATTGAATCTGAGCGTATGCAGCACCAGGCTGAGCAGGCGAGGGTAGAGCGGGCTGCGGCAATCGAACAGGCCGTTAAAGCGGCCAACGCTGAACGCGGTATAGAACTCTCCGTAGCACAGTTCATGACGCCCAGGAATAGCGACCTTGGTACCCCTCTCGATTCAGTATGCGCTGAAATCAAGACTGCTGCGGAGCGGGAGGTGGCACGCCTGGCATCTGTCAAGGAACCTGCGCGACCTGTTACAATAATGCATCGCCAACCTCCCCCTCGTGAACCTGCGGCTGAACAGCCGTCGCCGCAACCCGCCCCCCTGCCCATTGTGGCCGCAGGCCCGGATAAAACCATGTCAATCATTATAACTTACAGCCCGGCAAACGAAGCTGCCGTGCGTAGCGCTTTGGCAACCCTTCGGGGAACATGCACCACGTTCAGCGCACGCCTCCGATAA
- a CDS encoding ABC transporter permease, with amino-acid sequence MLPNALKKLLGRHIMLLLGLFIVLGMSLAALLAPAIAPYHPDTLHLDHILEPPSSLFWLGTDRLGRDVFSRLLYGGRISLWVGFVAVGISISIGTTLGLISGYFRRWVDEVIMRAVDVMLCFPSFFLILAVIAFLEPDLTNIMIVIGLTSWMGVTRLVRAETLSLREREFVDAARLAGTPTSKILIRHILPNALAPVLITATLGVAGAILVESSLSFLGLGVQPPTASWGNMLMEGKAVIESASWLSVYPGLAILITVLGYNLLGESLRDIFDPRLRR; translated from the coding sequence ATGTTGCCCAACGCCCTCAAAAAACTGCTTGGCCGCCATATCATGCTGCTGCTCGGCCTTTTTATTGTTTTGGGCATGTCCCTGGCGGCCCTGCTTGCCCCAGCCATTGCCCCCTACCATCCGGACACGCTGCACCTTGACCATATTCTGGAACCGCCCTCCTCGCTTTTCTGGCTTGGAACCGACAGACTTGGGCGCGACGTCTTTTCTCGCCTGCTGTATGGCGGGCGCATATCGCTTTGGGTCGGTTTTGTAGCTGTGGGCATATCCATCAGCATTGGCACCACCTTGGGGCTTATCAGCGGCTATTTCAGGCGATGGGTGGATGAAGTCATCATGCGCGCTGTCGACGTGATGCTGTGTTTTCCTTCATTTTTTCTTATCCTGGCGGTCATTGCTTTTCTGGAACCGGACCTTACCAATATAATGATTGTCATCGGACTCACCTCGTGGATGGGCGTGACGCGACTTGTCCGCGCCGAGACCCTCAGCTTGCGCGAGCGCGAATTTGTCGACGCTGCACGCCTTGCGGGCACGCCAACGAGCAAAATTCTTATCCGTCATATTTTGCCCAACGCCTTGGCCCCTGTGCTTATTACGGCCACATTGGGCGTTGCCGGGGCCATTCTGGTCGAATCGAGCCTGAGTTTTCTCGGGCTTGGCGTCCAGCCTCCCACCGCCAGTTGGGGCAATATGCTTATGGAAGGAAAAGCCGTGATCGAAAGCGCCTCCTGGCTGTCGGTCTATCCCGGTCTGGCTATCCTCATAACCGTGCTTGGCTACAACCTGCTGGGTGAAAGCCTGAGAGATATTTTTGACCCCAGGCTGCGGCGCTGA
- a CDS encoding DNA repair protein RecN, producing MLEYLRIRNLALIEDMQLEFEPGMNVLTGETGAGKSFILKALGFLLGDRLTADMVRAGTERAQVEALFTLDGEDMVFRREILAESGRSRLYINDELRSQDSLRDLRPRLVAHTSQHAQQKLLQPAFQARLLESGLGNPELLRERDALLARLNETSAQRKALLERQAGLAEKRELLEMQQQEIDKVAPEENEEERLEETRAKARSLEHVRENYEQALALLHGDDAEGLLDMLSHFEKVLTRMARDDDSLQSDADAVTALRQQLFHLGGRLRRPSPMEDLPDMDQVEERLFALAQLKRKLHRTLPQILSLREEIVENLSFLDICALDLARLGREEEALAEQLSGIVAQILPLRRSAATLMANALEEELRQLGFSEQVRVIPHFEQHEIWPGISDERGRILWAPNPGQPPQPLDKIASGGELSRFLLALASVRQDEESAIFIFDEVDAGVGGLTLNKLAEKLYALASSRQMLLITHWPQLAARARKHFQISKTIRDNATFTLCLPLDKAARHEELARMAGGGAQGEAVARSLEAQ from the coding sequence ATGCTGGAATACCTGCGCATCCGCAATCTCGCCCTCATCGAAGATATGCAGCTGGAGTTCGAACCGGGCATGAACGTGCTTACCGGTGAAACCGGAGCTGGCAAGAGCTTTATTCTTAAAGCTCTTGGCTTTTTGCTTGGCGACAGACTCACTGCGGATATGGTGCGCGCAGGAACAGAACGCGCCCAGGTTGAGGCCCTTTTTACGCTTGATGGCGAAGACATGGTCTTTCGCCGCGAAATTCTGGCGGAAAGCGGCCGCAGTCGCTTGTACATCAATGACGAACTGCGCTCTCAGGACAGTCTGCGTGATTTACGCCCCCGACTTGTGGCGCACACAAGCCAACACGCGCAGCAAAAACTTTTACAGCCCGCGTTTCAGGCGCGTCTTCTCGAAAGTGGCCTTGGTAACCCGGAACTCTTGCGTGAACGAGACGCCCTGCTCGCCCGTCTGAATGAAACCTCGGCCCAACGCAAGGCGCTGCTGGAGCGTCAGGCCGGGCTGGCTGAAAAGCGCGAACTGCTTGAAATGCAGCAACAGGAAATTGACAAGGTCGCTCCAGAAGAAAATGAAGAGGAGCGGCTGGAAGAAACCCGGGCCAAGGCCCGCTCTCTTGAGCATGTGCGCGAAAATTATGAACAGGCTCTGGCTCTTTTGCACGGTGATGATGCTGAGGGTCTGTTGGACATGCTCAGTCACTTTGAAAAAGTGCTCACACGCATGGCCAGGGATGACGACAGTCTGCAAAGCGATGCAGATGCCGTTACCGCGCTCCGCCAGCAGTTGTTTCACCTGGGCGGCCGCCTGCGCCGCCCCTCTCCCATGGAAGACCTGCCTGATATGGACCAGGTTGAAGAGAGACTTTTTGCTCTGGCCCAACTCAAACGCAAGCTGCACCGCACTTTGCCGCAAATATTGTCCTTGCGTGAAGAAATCGTTGAAAACTTGTCGTTTCTCGACATTTGCGCTCTTGATCTTGCCCGCCTTGGCAGGGAAGAAGAAGCGCTTGCAGAGCAGCTTTCTGGCATAGTCGCGCAAATCCTCCCCCTGCGCCGCAGCGCGGCAACCCTCATGGCAAATGCGCTTGAAGAGGAACTGCGGCAACTGGGTTTTTCAGAACAGGTGCGCGTCATTCCCCATTTCGAACAGCATGAAATCTGGCCAGGCATCAGTGATGAGCGCGGGCGCATCCTGTGGGCACCCAACCCTGGCCAACCCCCGCAACCCCTGGATAAAATAGCTTCGGGCGGCGAACTTTCGCGCTTTTTGCTGGCTCTCGCCAGCGTACGGCAAGATGAGGAAAGCGCCATTTTTATTTTTGACGAAGTCGACGCCGGAGTTGGCGGCCTAACCCTCAACAAGCTGGCCGAAAAACTGTACGCGCTGGCAAGCAGTCGCCAGATGCTTCTTATAACGCACTGGCCGCAGCTTGCGGCCCGGGCACGCAAGCATTTTCAGATCAGTAAAACCATACGGGACAACGCCACTTTCACGCTCTGTCTGCCACTGGACAAGGCGGCTCGCCATGAGGAGCTGGCCCGCATGGCCGGTGGAGGCGCACAGGGCGAGGCTGTGGCCCGCAGCCTTGAGGCGCAATAA
- a CDS encoding RecB family exonuclease, whose protein sequence is MSMINIRASSLAELFDCPARWEAKYVKGMRLPASDAARLGTAVHAGAALFDQRIIEGNPLTPDEAAGAVVDAIHHPNEDVDWGESSPREAESIALPLHRMYCEQISPQQAYVAVEATCDDLPIEDVGLILTGTLDRIYEAHDGCLGIADIKTGKSAVAADGTVNTKGHAAQMGVYELMASRATGLPIDAPAKIMGLQVAKTDKGRRAGVGEISGARSLLVGGDEGPGLLTIASNMLHSGLFYGNPKSQICGEKYCPAFHVCRWKR, encoded by the coding sequence ATGAGCATGATAAATATCCGCGCATCGTCCTTGGCTGAGCTTTTTGACTGTCCGGCACGATGGGAAGCTAAATATGTCAAAGGGATGCGGTTGCCAGCGTCGGACGCCGCGCGTCTTGGCACCGCCGTGCATGCGGGTGCTGCACTTTTTGACCAGCGAATCATTGAAGGCAACCCCCTCACGCCCGATGAAGCCGCTGGCGCCGTTGTGGATGCCATACATCATCCCAACGAAGACGTTGATTGGGGGGAGTCGTCGCCACGAGAGGCTGAGAGCATAGCGTTGCCACTGCACAGAATGTACTGCGAGCAAATATCCCCACAACAGGCATATGTCGCCGTTGAAGCAACCTGCGACGATCTCCCCATAGAAGACGTTGGCTTGATTCTCACTGGTACCTTGGACCGCATATACGAAGCGCACGACGGATGCTTGGGCATAGCCGATATCAAAACGGGCAAGAGCGCGGTTGCTGCTGATGGCACGGTTAATACCAAGGGGCATGCCGCCCAGATGGGCGTGTATGAGCTTATGGCGTCCAGGGCAACAGGATTGCCAATTGATGCCCCTGCAAAAATTATGGGCCTGCAGGTCGCAAAAACGGATAAGGGCCGCAGGGCCGGGGTAGGGGAGATATCCGGTGCCCGCTCACTGCTTGTTGGTGGTGATGAAGGTCCAGGGCTTCTCACCATCGCATCAAATATGCTGCACAGCGGTCTGTTTTACGGAAATCCCAAGTCGCAAATCTGCGGAGAAAAATACTGCCCGGCTTTCCATGTCTGCCGGTGGAAGAGGTAA
- the rdgC gene encoding recombination-associated protein RdgC yields the protein MGFANSACSFTRFRILDPIPNDLWAQIPDKLKQYAFRDIDDIPEMQAQGWVCYEDMLDTEWATAPPQKGAYIVFSLRLDMRRIPAGVIKKHLAVALRDEKNRMHEQGKNFVSRERKKELKEQVMLRLRMRFLPIPSEFNVLWSIDRNEVWFASTQSKMIDLFIEEFLKTFDLKLEQLTPYNLADSMLDEDGLSRLDQLEATQFAPLS from the coding sequence ATGGGCTTTGCCAACAGTGCGTGCAGCTTTACCCGCTTTCGCATACTTGATCCGATCCCCAATGACCTTTGGGCACAGATCCCCGACAAACTGAAGCAATACGCTTTTCGGGATATTGACGATATTCCTGAAATGCAGGCTCAGGGATGGGTCTGCTATGAAGACATGCTGGATACCGAATGGGCTACGGCGCCGCCGCAAAAAGGCGCATATATCGTTTTTTCCTTGCGCCTTGATATGCGGCGCATTCCTGCCGGTGTTATCAAAAAGCATCTGGCCGTGGCCCTGCGCGACGAAAAGAACCGCATGCACGAACAGGGAAAGAACTTCGTTTCGCGTGAACGCAAAAAGGAACTCAAGGAGCAGGTCATGCTCCGGCTGCGGATGCGCTTTTTGCCCATCCCCAGTGAGTTCAACGTGCTTTGGTCCATCGACAGAAATGAAGTCTGGTTTGCTTCAACTCAAAGCAAGATGATTGACCTTTTTATTGAGGAATTTCTTAAAACCTTTGACCTGAAGCTTGAACAGTTGACGCCCTACAATCTGGCGGATTCCATGCTTGATGAGGACGGCCTTTCGCGTCTCGATCAGCTTGAAGCCACACAATTTGCCCCCCTGTCTTAG
- a CDS encoding helix-turn-helix transcriptional regulator translates to MNCAESISAIIVPTAADIKSDPGRMLRAKDAMKFLGMSRPTFYRYIKKGIVPKQRYMGTTPYWRLGDLQRIYDNLAEAPADTALNPSK, encoded by the coding sequence ATGAATTGCGCTGAATCCATTTCGGCCATTATTGTACCTACTGCTGCCGATATAAAAAGTGACCCTGGCAGGATGCTTCGGGCCAAAGATGCCATGAAATTTCTTGGCATGTCCCGCCCGACTTTCTACCGTTATATTAAGAAAGGGATAGTCCCAAAACAGCGTTACATGGGTACAACGCCTTATTGGCGGCTTGGCGACCTGCAGCGCATTTATGACAATCTTGCAGAAGCACCGGCAGATACTGCCCTTAACCCGTCCAAATAA
- a CDS encoding ABC transporter permease yields MPPLPSHNRRARLADIAAGILRKTLWMLLVLWGITLISFWVIHLAPGSPTDMETTLNPLAGEAARQRLEVLYGLDRPIYVQYWDWLLRLLHFDFGNSMSADSRPVLTKIMERLPLTVGMNVTAMLLTLLIAIPVGIASACRQNSLFDRSVTVLVFLGFAMPSFWLALLLMMFFGIELQWLPISGLTSMNYEQLTLWGKFCDLAKHLALPILVYTVGGLASMSRYMRACMLEVLRQDYILTARAKGLSETTIIRRHALRNALLPVITLLGLSVPGLIGGSVIIESIFALPGLGQLFYAAVMARDYTMIMGNLVLGAVLTLFGNLLADVCYGLADPRIRNAKDDA; encoded by the coding sequence ATGCCTCCCCTGCCCTCGCATAACCGCCGCGCCAGACTGGCCGACATAGCAGCTGGCATCCTGCGCAAAACGCTCTGGATGCTTCTGGTGCTATGGGGCATTACGCTTATCAGCTTCTGGGTCATACATCTGGCTCCGGGTTCGCCCACGGATATGGAAACCACCCTGAATCCCCTGGCTGGTGAAGCCGCCCGGCAAAGGCTTGAGGTTTTGTACGGCCTCGACCGCCCCATCTATGTGCAATACTGGGACTGGCTGCTGCGCCTGCTGCATTTTGATTTCGGCAACTCCATGTCGGCGGATTCCCGCCCGGTGCTGACAAAGATTATGGAACGCCTGCCCCTTACCGTGGGCATGAACGTTACGGCAATGCTTCTTACCCTGCTTATTGCCATTCCCGTTGGCATAGCCTCGGCGTGCCGCCAGAACTCGCTCTTTGACCGCTCTGTCACTGTTCTGGTTTTTTTGGGTTTTGCCATGCCGTCTTTTTGGCTGGCCCTGCTGCTCATGATGTTTTTCGGCATCGAGCTGCAGTGGCTGCCCATTTCCGGCCTGACATCCATGAACTATGAGCAGCTGACCTTGTGGGGGAAATTTTGCGATCTGGCCAAACACCTGGCTTTGCCCATCCTCGTGTATACGGTTGGCGGCCTTGCCAGCATGTCGCGCTACATGCGCGCCTGCATGCTTGAAGTGCTGCGTCAGGATTATATCCTCACGGCCAGAGCAAAAGGCCTGAGCGAAACAACCATTATCAGGCGTCACGCATTGCGCAACGCCCTGCTGCCTGTCATCACGCTCCTTGGGCTTTCCGTGCCCGGCCTCATTGGCGGCAGCGTCATCATTGAATCAATTTTTGCCCTGCCGGGTCTTGGCCAGCTTTTTTACGCCGCGGTCATGGCCCGCGACTATACAATGATAATGGGCAACCTTGTTCTGGGAGCGGTACTTACCCTGTTTGGCAACCTGCTTGCTGACGTGTGCTACGGCCTGGCTGACCCGCGCATCAGAAACGCAAAGGACGATGCCTGA